In one window of Pristiophorus japonicus isolate sPriJap1 chromosome 9, sPriJap1.hap1, whole genome shotgun sequence DNA:
- the LOC139274014 gene encoding probable G-protein coupled receptor 139 codes for MVRPTMLQFTGIYYPFLAAFGVPANLLTIMILSRGNCGLSKCISVYMVAMATADLLVMIFNVIVYHICTYHFPHSFLSYTAVCKFIIYINCTSLYMSVWFTVLFTVDRFVAVCCQKFKTKYCRVRTAAAVITTLSVLIYFQSIPFLFAYKFERIINNIHWGCRPRSDFFTSPAGVGFSWMLSVLTTLFPFALILLFNCLTVRRILVASRARRGLRGHSSENQSDPEMENRRKSIILLFSVSGSVIALWLTPLVSFLTSGLTNTAHYRGDYKAPAYIATETGYMLIYLSSCTNTCIYAATQTKFREELKKVVKSPWTLILIFVKK; via the coding sequence cgaacctactgacaatcatgatcctctcccgaggaaactgcggcctttccaaatgtatctctgtctacatggtggccatggcaacagcagatctccTGGTCATGATCTTCAATGTAATAGTGTATCACATTTGTACATATCACTTTCCACATTCCTTCCTGTCCTACACTGCCGTTTGTAAGTTTATTATTTACATCAATTGTACCAGCCTGTATATGTCGGTGTGGTTTACAGTCTTGTTCACAGTTGACCGATTTGTAGCTGTATGTTGTCAaaagtttaaaacaaagtattgcaGAGTGAGAACGGCAGCCGCGGTTATAACAACGCTCTCTGTCCTGATCTATTTCCAGAGCATCCCATTTTTGTTCGCTTATAAATTTGAACGAATAATTAACAATATTCATTGGGGTTGTCGCCCTAGAAGTGACTTTTTTACTTCGCCTGCAGGAGTCGGATTCTCATGGATGCTAAGTGTATTAACGACATTGTTCCCGTTTGCTCTGATATTACTGTTTAATTGCTTAACAGTCAGACgcattttagtggccagtagagcccgcaggggcctccggggtcacagcagtgagaATCAGAGCGATCCCGAGATGGAGAATCGAAGGAAATCTATTATTTTACTATTCAGCGTATCGGGCAGTGTCATAGCGTTGTGGCTGACACCATTGGTTAGTTTTTTAACTAGCGGACTGACAAACACAGCGCATTACCGAGGTGATTACAAAGCTCCTGCTTACATCGCCACAGAAACAGGATATATGCTCATCTATTTGAGTTCATGTACAAACACATGTAtctatgcagctactcaaactaaATTCAGGGAAGAGCTGAAGAAAGTGGTGAAATCTCCTTGGACATTGATTCTGATATTCGTTAAAAAATAA